In Halalkalicoccus tibetensis, the genomic window TCGGCGCCGTACCCCTCAGTGAACTCCTCGAACAGCCCTCGTACTTCGCGCCCGGGCGGGGCGCCGAGGCCGTACTCGACGCCGGCCTCGCCCCGGGGGATCCGCCACGCGAAGAAGCGGGGGACGGTGAGGTGGACGTCGACGCGGTCGCCGTGGTCGGGCTCGTCGGTGAAGCCGAGCACGCCATGGAGCAGCTCGTCGGGCTCGTCGATGCCCAGATCGCGGCGAGTACGAGAAACGGGGCCGTCGCAGCCGGCGACCATCCGCGCGCGGAACTGCGCGCTGCCCTCGGGCGTGCTCGCCGAGACCAGGACGTGTTCGTCGTCCTCGCTGACCTCGGTGACGGTGTGGTTCTCCCGGAGGTCCGCGCCCGCATCGCGGGCGAGCTCGGCGAGGTGTTTGTCAAGCCCGACCCGATCGATCACGTTCGAGATCGGCTCGTCGGTGTAGAACGGGTACTCCTCGCTGCCGGGACCGTCGAGGTGAAAGCGCGCGCCCGTGATCTCGTTCTGGAGGAGCTCCTCGCGGGCGCTCTCATCCGTGTACTCCCAGAGGTCGGTGCTGACGTGGCCCGAACAGGCCAGTGGCTCGCCCACGGTTCCCCCCTCGAGCGCGAGCACGTCGTAGCCCTCCTCGGCGGCACGGCGGGCGAAACGCGAGCCGGCGGGGCCGGCCCCGACCACGACGAAGTCGTACATTACCGGGTGCTACTGGGGCGGCGAGTAAATACCTCGTGGTCCCCGTCGCTTTGAGTCCCGAGCCCGTAGGATCGACGATGACCGATCGCGCCGCGGACCCCTCGACCGTCGATCGCCTCCGGACGGCGCTCTCCGACCTCGGCGAGCGGGCCCTCGAAGCGCTCCCCGGCGGGGAACGCAGCTATCCGACGCCGCCGCGCTCGATCGTCGACGGCGAGGACCGCGAGGTCGAGCTGCGCGCGTACGACGAGGGGGCGTTCGAACCGTTGGTGGCGATGTACGTCGACTTCGACCCCGAGCAGCGCGCCCAGGGGACACCGCCGGTCGGCGAGGGGAACGTCCGCGAGTGGCTCGCGGGCACCCTGCTGGAGGGGCCGTCGGTGGTCGCGTGGGCCGAGGGCGACGGGAGCGAGGAGCGCGCGGTCGGCCACGTCGCGTTCGTCCCCGACGACACCGGGAAACACGAGCTCGCGATCTTCGTCCATCCGGAGTACCAGCGCGCGGGGATCGGCGACGCACTCATGGAGACGGGCTTCGGCCACGCCCGCGAACGGGGCGTCACGCAGGTCTGGCTCACCGTCGAGCCCTGGAAGCGGGGGATCGGGAAGTTCTACAGCGACCACGGCTTCGACACGGTCAACGCCTACGGCCACGCCCACCGGATGTCACGGTACCTCTGATTGGGCGCTCGCGGGACTGGCCTCGCTTCGCTCGGCGGGACCACGACACATTCAGAGATCGTGATCGGTGAGGTACGCCTACATCATGGATCGCCCGTTGAATCCTCGATAGTGAGGATGCTATCATCTCACCGCGTAGATATGTATACTTGATAATTCATACCCGTGAATACAAACGTTTGTACCACCGGAAATAGCACCATTGTCCGGGAAACGATCACCGTCCAAATGATACTTCTACTTACTGGTATATAAATGCATGATATACTCTAATGAAAAAGATATAAATATAATCATATTAAAAATGGGATCGGAATGAGAGATAGACCAAATTCGGGCGGAAATATCGGATGTCGGACATTCGTACAGACGATGATATCGAACTAATTCCCTAATACTGATCTATGGTTCAGTCCACTTCCATTGTGACCGACCTACTCATCGGCATCGACCGGACGGTGACAGTTCGCATGACCTTGGGTGCGGTCGCGCTCTGTCCAGTACTCGTCGTACTCTGGGTACTCGTCACCGTCGGTATGGATGAGCCACGGAGCATGTACGATATAGGAGCAGGGCTCGTAGTCGTTCTCGTCGCGCTAGTGTCGGTCATGAACGGGTATCTCGGCGGCGGGCTGGTCGCAAGCGTTGCTCTCGGTATTTCGCCGCCGATCGCGTTCGGAATCACCGCCCGGATCGCTGACTGGCTCTACAATACGCAAGGCGACTCGCCGTTGTGGGCACTGGTCGTCGGATTCATCGTCATCGTAGGGACAATCGCCGTCGCTAGCTTTGCTGTCGGTGCGATAGCGCGCTGGCTGGTCAGCTGACTCCAATCTCAGTACATAACCCAACACGCAATGGCCGATTTCGAATCCATCACAGTTGACCTACTCGTCGGCTCCGACCGAACCATAACGATTCGCGTAATCTACGGCGCGATCGCGCTCTGCCCGCTAACCGTCATTTACTTGGCGCTCGCCAGTTTCGTCACGGACGCATCATGGGGAAATCGTGCCGCTGTTCCTCGTCGCCTTCGTTGCGCTAGCTTCGGCACTGAACGGATATCTGGGCGGCGGGCTGGCCGCTAGTGTTGCTCTCGACATCTCGCCGCCGATCGGTTTCGGAATCCTCGGCCTGATCGGGGAGTGGTTCTATAATACGCAGGGCGACTCCCCGCTGTGGGCACTAGTCGCCGTTTTCATCGTCTCCGTCGGAGCGGTTGCCGTCGCCGCGTTCGTGGTCGGGGCGGCGGCGCGGTGGGCAGTCGGATACGTCGGATAACTGAAGGTCGGGGCGAACGCCGATCAGTCGTCGCCGACCGCTTTCGGTGGTTTTCGCTGGGCCCGTGATCCCTCGATATCGACGGCTGGAAGCAGGTCTCGGAGGTAGCGATCCGTATACAAGGCGTCGGGCCCGCATCCGTGAGGGCTCACTCGGTCGCGAAGACGTTCTCGTCGAGATATAGACCATTGACCCAGCACTCGTACGCAAACCACGCGAAGAACAGCGCGGTCAGCGGCATGACGACGGTCGAGAGGGTGACCGGATCGTCGCTGCCGTCGATGATGGACGAGAGCTCGTTGACGACCCAGCCGAGCGTGAACACCCCCGTTCCGAGGGCGATCCCGTCGCTCCACGAGGTCGTCGTCACGCCGAGCGAGATCCGATCGCGGACGCTACCGACGAGCCACGAGAGAGCGGCGAAAACGTAACATGCGAGTACGATGGCCGATACCGGGTCCGTCGGCACCCCGTTGACGCCGACGAGAACGACGATACCGAGCGCGATCAGGATGCCACCGCCGGCTATCCCTTGTCGGAAGGCGTTAAATCGTGAAATCGTTGGGAGTCTCGAACACTACTCAGTCGTCGTCCATCGGTGCCGTTGCAGGTTCGGGACGCTCGTCCGAGCGTGGCCCCTCGATGTCGACCGCCGGCAGCAAGTCACGCAGGTAGCGGCCCGTGTGTGAGGCGTCGATCTCGGCGACCTCCTCGGGGGTGCCCTCGGCGACGACCTCGCCGCCGTTCTCGCCGCCCTCGGGACCCAGGTCGACGATGTGGTCGGCGTTCTTCACCAGGTCGAGCTCGTGTTCGACGACCACGACCGAGTTGCCGCCGTCGACCAGGCGCTGGAGGACGTCGATCAGCTTGCGCTCGTCCTCGCTATGGAGCCCCGTGGTCGGCTCGTCGAGCAGGTAGAGCGTGTCGCCGGTGTCGCGCTTCCCGAGCTCCTCGGCGAGCTTGATGCGCTGGGCCTCGCCGCCCGACAGCGTCGTCGAGGGCTGGCCAAGGCGCATGTAGTCGAGGCCGACGTCCGAGAGCAGCTGGAGGCGGCTCTTGAGCCGGGTGTCGTGCTCGAAGAAGTCGAGAGCCTCCTCGACGCTCATGTCGAGGACGTCCGCGATCGTCTCGCCCTTGTACTCGACGTCGAGCGTCGCGTCGTTGTACCGCGAGCCGCCGCAGGCCTCACAGGGCACGTAGACGTCCGAGAGGAAGTTCATCTCGATCTTCACGGTACCCTGCCCGCCACACTCCTCACAGCGCCCGCCCTTGACGTTGAACGAGAAGCGGCCCTTCTCGTAGCCGCGCTGTTTCGCGAGGCTGGTCTCGGCGAACAGCTCGCGGATGTAGTCGAAGACGCCGGTGTAGGTCGCGGGGTTCGAGCGCGGGGTCCGGCCGATCGGGCTCTGGTCGATCAGGCGGACCTTCTCGACGTTCTCGATCCCCTCGACCGCGTCGTGGTCGCCCGGGTCGACGGAGGTGTTGTCGTTCATCTCGCGGGCCAGCGCCTTGTAGAGGATCTCGAACATCAGGGTGGACTTGCCCGAGCCCGAGACGCCCGTGATCGCCGTGAACGCCCCGACGGGGATCTCGACGTCGAGGTCCTTCAGGTTGTGCTGGCGCGCGCCCCTGATCGTCAGCGTCTCCTCGAACCCGCGGCGTTCGTCGGGCACCGGGATCGCCTTCCGACCCGAGAGGTAGTCGCCGGTGATCGACCCCTCCGCGGCGCAGATCTCGTCGAAGTCGCCCTGGGCGACGACCTCGCCGCCGCGCTTGCCGGGGCCGGGGCCCATGTCGACGATGGTGTCGGCCCGGCGCATCGTCGCCTCGTCGTGTTCGACGACGATCAGGGTGTTGCCGAGGTCCCGAAGCCCCTCCAGCGTGTTCAGCAGGCGATCGTTGTCGCGCTGGTGGAGCCCGATGGACGGCTCGTCGAGCACGTAGAGCACGCCCACCAGCCCGCTCCCGACCTGGGTCGCGAGGCGGATGCGCTGGCTCTCCCCGCCGGACAGCGAGGAGGCCTCGCGGTCCAGCGTGAGGTACTCCAACCCCACTTCCTCCATGAAGCCGAGCCGGGCGCGGATCTCCTTGAGGATCTCCTCGGCGATGGTCAGCTCCCGTTCGGTGAGGTCGGCCTCCATCCCCTCGAAATGCGAGAGGGCGTCGCCGATGCTCATGCGGTTGACCTCGGTGATCGCGGTGTCGCCGACGAGCACGTGGCGCGACTGCTCCTTCAGTCGGGTGCCCTCGCAGGCCGGACACTCGGTGACGGCCATGTAGTCCTCGATGTGCTCGCGGGTCGAGTCCGAGTCCGTCTCGACGTGGCGCCGGTCGAGGTTCGGGATGACGCCCTCGAAGCGTTTTTGCTTCCGACGGGTGCCGTTCCGCGTCGAGCGCTCGAAGGTGACCTGCCGGTCGGTGCCGTGGAGGAACTGCCGTTGCTGGTCCTTCGAGAGCTCCTCGAAGGGGGTCGACGGGCTCACGCCGAAGTGCTCGGCGACCGCGTCGAGGCGCGTCCGGTAGTACGAGCGGTTGTAGCTCCAGGGCTCGAAGACGTGTTTGATCGGTTTCGACGGATCCCGAACCACGAGCTCCTCGTCGACCTCCTTGGTCTTGCCCAGCCCCTCACAGTCGGGACAGGCCCCGTAAGGGCTGTTAAAGGAGAACGAGCGCGTCTCGATCGCGGAGAAGCGGAAGTCGCTGTTGGGGTTCCCGAGCTCCTCGGAGAACTCGATGGTGACCCGGTCGTCGCCCTCGCCGGCCAGCGAGCCCGTCGAGCGGGTGTTCGACCCCAGCTCCATCCCCTCGGGCGGGTCGGGGACGATCAGCTTGAGGACGCCGTCTGTCTCCTCCAGCGCGGTCTCGACGCTGTCGGCGATCCGCGAGCGCGCGTCGGGCGCGATCTCGATGCGGTCGACGATCACGTCGATCGTGTGGTCGTAGTTCTTGTCGAGGTCGGGTTTCTCGAGGGTGAGGTCGTAGCTCTCGCCGTCGACCTCGACCCGCGAATACCCCTCCGAGACGAGCTCCTCGAAGAGGTCCTCGAAGGCGCCCTTCTGGTCGCGCGCGACCGGCGCGGCGATCATCGCCCGCGTGCCCTCCGGCAGCGAGAGGATCTGGTTCACCATGTCCTGGGCGCTCTGTTCGCCGACCTCCTCGCCCGTGACGGGGTCGTACTGGGTTCCGACCCGCGCGTACAGCAGGCGGAGGTAGTCGTGCAGTTCGGTGACGGTACCGACCGTCGAGCGGGGGTTGTTCGCCGCGTTCTTCTGGTCGATGCTGATCGCCGGCGAGAGACCCTCGACCGACTCGACCTGGGGCTTGTCCATCTGCCCGAGGAAGTTCCGGGCGTACGCGGAGAGTGACTCGATGTAGCGCCGTTGGCCCTCGGCGTAGATCGTCTCGAACGCCAGCGAGGACTTACCCGACCCCGACAGCCCGGTGACGACGGTGAACTCCTCGCGGGGGATCGACACGTCGAGGTCCTTGAGGTTGTGTTCCTCAGCCCCCTTGACCTCAATAAAGTCCCGACTCATTGGAAGACAGGTAGGCGCGCGAGGGGGGAATACCCATCGGTTTCAACGGCAAGCAGTGTGAGAGGTCCTCATACCGCGGGCTATACGAGCCCGGCGACGAACGCCAGCCCCATCAGTATCAACACGGTCGCCGTCACCGTCGAGAGATAGGGTACGTAGCGCTCGACGGTCTCCCGGTGGGTCTCGTAGCCCGCGATGAGCAGGAGGGTCGGCGCGAGGATCGCGCCGATCACCGCCAGCGAGTAGACGAGCATGAGCTCCAGGCAGTAGGCCGTCCCGGCACAGATGGCGATGATCTGGATCGGCTCCTCGTGGGCGAACCCGAGCACGAGCGCGACCAGCCCGATGTTCCAGAGGGTACGACCCTCGGTGTCCGCGAACCCGTGGTCCGCGTGCTCGTGGTCAGGGTGTTGGTCCGCGTCGTGCTCGACGCCGTCGTGGCCCGCGTCGTCGCCGTGGGCGTGGCCGCCGAAGTACTCGTAGAGCCCGAGCGCGATCAGGACGAGCCCGGCGACCGTCGTGAGCCAGCCCGAGTCGGCGAGGTCGGCGAACGAATCGAGCCAGAAGAACGCACCCACGAGCGCGATCGAGCTGAAGAGGTGGCCGATCCCGAGGATCAGCCCCGCGGCGACGCCGTAGAGCCAGCGGTTTCGCTGTTCGAGGGCGTAGGCGGCGGCGATGGGCCAGCCGTGATCCGGCAACACGCCGTGGAGGACCCCAGCCCGACGACGGCGGCGACGAGACCCGAGACCTCCTGCATGGTCGGTGGTCGGACCGGGACGGGTAAACGGGTTGTTATGTCCGAAACGGCCGAGCCGTAGTACGGCAACACGCTTCCTTCATCCCGGCGAAGACAGCGACATGCGAACGAGTCTGAACGTCCCGGAGGAGGTCCTCGAGGAGTTCGACCGGACGTGGCAAGCCGAGGGGCTCGGCTCCCGGTCGCGGGCGATCCGCGAGGCGATGGCCGAGTACGTCGAGTCCCACACGGAACTGGAGGGAATGGAGGGGACCGTCGCCGCCGCGGTCGTCTTCGACTACGAACACACCGCCGTGATCGAGGCGCTCCACGACGTCCAACACGAGTACCAGGACGTCATCGGCTCGACGAGCCACACCCACCAGGGCGACTGGTGTCTGGAAACGCTGTTCTGTCGGGGCGACGTCGCCGACGTTCGCGAGCTGGTCTACCGGCTGAAGGACTTCGACCACGTCCGCCGGGTCAACGTGATGCTGATCGAAGTGGACGAGGAGTGAAAGGGCTGATTCCAACGAAGTAGTGAATTATCGCTTGAATCAGTTCAACGGTGATAAGGATCACTAAAGATCAATTGATGTCAAAAATCCCTCAGATCGTCTTGACTGGGCCCGAAAACGCTCAGTAAAGGTGTGAACACTGCCAGTCACAGATGATGGCTGAAAAGTTGTGCAAGATAGAGCGCGCAAATGTAGTATGAGGTAATGGCCAGTCATTGAGGGGAGACGAGCACTCGGTACAGCGGAAGGATTATATAGAATAGTCTTATTGTCTGAAAGCAGAGGCTGAAGGATGACCGTTTCCACCCTCTTCTAAGTCGTCGCGTTCCCGCTTTGGGACCGCGAGAATCGTCTTTGTAACTATTAGAGCGGTGTGTCTGATTTCATCGCTCTCAGCGCCAAGCATCAGCAATACATGAGTCAACTACCGACACGATCAGATATCGACGACCAATACAAGTGGAACCTCTCAGTCATCTTCAAATCTGTCGAAGATTGGGAGAGCGAATTGACCGCAGTTCACAACCGACTGGAAGATCTGCGTGAATATGAGAGCCACATCGCAGAAGATGATGAAACGTTATTACGCGCTCTTCAGTTGTTCGAGGAGATACTCCGCCGCACGCAACGGCTTCGACTGTACGCCCAATTAAAGCGCAACGAGGACACCGAGAACAGTGCCCATCAAGAACGACTCCACAAGTCAAATCGGTTAGACCAGGATGTGACAAAAATTACCAACATGGTGCGGCGCGAAATACAGGCCGCAGGCCGCGAGACGATAATGCAAGCGGTTGAGAGGACAGAGAAGTTGGGTGTGTACAAGCATCTCCTTAGTGACTTTCTTCGGATGGGAAAGCACGCACGGTCCTCAGAAGTTGAAGACCTGCTGGCAGATTTTACCGAAGTCATCGAATCGCCAACACGTGTCTACTCATCGCTCACAAACAACGACATCAAGCCACAGTCTGTGGAAATGCCCGAAGGAGAACAGGTTGAGGTAACAGGAGTCAATCTCGGTAAACATCTCCGCCACCGAGACCGCGCGTTTCGTCGCCGTGCCTACCAGTCGGTGCATGAAGAACACGCCGATGTAAAACACACTATTGCGACAGCATACGCAGATAAAGTGAAAGCACAGGTGGCCCTCGCAGACGCTCGAAACTACGACTCAGTGCGGGAGATGGCGTTCAATAAACCAAGCTATCCCGAAACCGGACTGCACATTCACCTCCCTGGCGAGGTTCACGATGCCCTGACAGCCGCAATCCGTGACTCGCTTAACCCACTGCATCAATACTACGAGCGGCGAAAGGCCATCCTGGAACTCGACGAACTCAAAGCGTGGGACTTGGGTGTTCCACTTGCCGACGCGAACGAGCCGTCTGTGTCATATGAGGATGCGCGAGACCACATCCTCACCGCCGTCGAACCACTGGGGGAGTCGTACAAAAATCGGCTCGAAGAGTTCTTTGCGTCCCAACGTATCGATGTCTATGAGACGCAAAACAAGCAGAATATCCTCGCGTACGGGCCGTGGGCTTATGACACCGGGTCATACCTCCTGTTGAATTATCAGGACGACGTACGTTCGATGTCAATCCTCGCCCACGAACTTGGCCACGCGATGCATGCTGAGTACCTACGAGAGGACCAGTCGCCTGTGTATGCGACAGGGGCACGCCCTATCGAGGAAGTCCCGAGTTACGTCCACGAACTCTTGCTCGTATATCACCTGCTCAATGTGGACAACTATGCTCTCCGCCAGTATGCGCGTGACCGCTTGCTCGATGTGTGTCAGGGTATATACGGCTCAACGCTGCACTCGCTGTTCACGCATGAGACGTATCAGGTCGTCGAGGATGGGGAGGACCTCACGCTCGACCGCATCGAAGAAATATATGCCGACCTCCTGACCGAGTTCCGTGCTCCGATGGAGATCGATACGTGGGCGAAGCGAGGATGGCTCGTCGGCAGTCACGGACGACTCCCTTACCATTTCTACCAGTACGCTCTGGGAATAGCTGGCGCACTACGCACCGTAGAACAGCTTCTTAACGGTACCGTTACACCGGGCGAGTACCACGACTTCTTGCGAGCAGGGGGAACGATACGCTCTGTCGAGGCCTTCGAAACGCTTGGTCTCGACATCCGGTCCCGAGAACCGTTCGAACGTGCCTGCTCAACAGTGAAGGAACACGTTAGAGAACTGGACGCTACTGAGTAGTACCAGCAACCAGTTTTGTGATCCCTTCGTTTAATACCGATATGGACGAGTATTATCCGATGCGCGGTCCTAGATATCCAAACAAGTTACACCATACAATGTCCGAAAGATAGTATCTCAACAGGACTCCGTATTCCAATTTATTGGTATAACAAGATCAGACTTATTATCTTTGAGTGTATTGCTGAACGGTACACAAGTGTCTGGTACCGAAGGATCGGAGAATTCGAAGAATGAGGACCATATTAATTTTTCTGAGACTGTCTACATCGACGGTCCTGTCGAAGTCTTCTTTCAGGGTCCATTGCCATACTTTACCGAGCCGCAGATCGAGCATATTGCTCCGCTGTTGAAATTCTCTGGCGATATTCCGGACGACCGGGCCGAGTGGCATCACAACTACACACCTATCGAATCATGGATGTTGGCGCACATCTACCGCGAGATTAACGGGTGGTCAATTAAACGAACTGCGGATCGGTTCGCTGGAGAGCGCGATCTCCCGCAGATGCTCGGTTTCTTCGACGAAGGACCAGTCAAGGGCGATCCCGGTGACCCGCCAAGCTACACGCAGTTGCGGGACATGTGGGAAGAGAACTTCACCGCGCGCCACCGTGGAGCGGTGAAGGTTGTTGCCGAGCGACTGGTCGAGTACTGCCGGAACAACGGAATTTCCCGCGCCTGAAGACGTATTCAGGCTGGATAAAGATGTAGAAGTCGAAGATCCACACGAAGATCACCCGACCGTTCGGGAGCTGACGATCAACAAGACGGCGGACGTGTGGGAGCACATCCGACCGCTCGTTCTCAAACACTGGTATCTGAAACGCCATCACAACTGGCAGATCCCCGAGCACCAGTTCTTCGACGCGCACGCCGCTCTCGGCGCGGATAGCGACGATGTCTATCCCGAGTCCGCCCTCGGGAACTACTAAGCGAAAGGCGTCATCGAGGACGCGCACCACCCTTCGACCCACCGCCGCGAACTATCGAAGCTAACCGTCGAAGAAATCCGAGAGCTGCACCGAGCGGTAGTGAGAGACCTGATAGCAGAGGCACGGCGTGAGGGTGAACTCGTGGGGAAGATGACGCTCGCTATCGACGAGACGAAGGGCCACCCGTGGACGGGCGAGATCGAGCGCGACGAGGACGGTAACAACATCGATCCGTGGCGTCTCGGCTACGCGAACGACAACGACACGCGGACACAGTATTACTACAAGTGGGCGGCAATTCAGGTCGTTGGCTTCGACATCCCCATCGTCCTCGATGCACTCCCCGTCAAGCGCAGAATGACGAAAGGCGAGATCGTGGACGATCTCCTCTCGTCCGCCACCGAGCTGCTCGATGAGGTTGAACTCGTCCTGATGGATGGTGGCTTCGATTCCGAGGCCTCGAAGAACAACGTTGAGAAGAACGGGGCGCTGTACGTCAATCGGAAGAGCCGAGACAAGGACGATAAGCGCCGAATGCGAGAGATGTGGGTGGAATCAAAAAGGGGATTATATATCGCCGTATGGGGTTCATTCGAGGTCGGCGAGCCGTTCGAACGAACCGTCGCGAACGGCGGCCACGAGTTCGTTCTCGTCGATCTCGGGAACCTGGCCGGGGTATTTGCGCTCGAAGTAGCCGAAGAGGTTCCGGACGTCACGCGCGAGGAACTCCTCGGCGTTCTCGTGGTCGGCGGGGACGGCCTGTGGCCAGTCGAAGACCGTGATCCCGTCCTCGGCGACGAAGACGTTGTACTGGCTCATGTCGGCGTGGACGTAGCCCATCTCGTAGGCCGTCGTCAGCTCCCGGAGGATCATGTCGAGGATCGGGCGGACCTGTTCGGTCTCGAGTTTCGTCCGCGAGAGCTCGACCCCGTCGATCCGCTCCATGATCAGCGCGTGGCGGTTCTGATCCTCCGGACGCGGGACCGAGACGTCGGGATAGAGCGCCTCGAGGGCATCGTACTCGCGTTCGGCGGCCTTTCGTGCGGTGTAGAACCACGAGAGGTGCTCCTTCTCGGAGGTGTAATCGCGCTCGCGGCGGACCTCCCGGAAGTTCGTATAGCCCTCCCGGTGGAACTTCAGGGCCATCGGCCGGTAGGACTGGACCTCGAAGACGTCGCTCTCCTTGCCGACCCCGAGGGGGACGCCGAACCCCTCGATGGTGTCGCGCTCCGCGAACGTCCGCAGCGCGAGCGCGTCGTAGCCGTCCATCCGCAGGCGGATCCCCTCGTACTGGATCGTCTTTCGTTCGACCAGCCCCCGATCGAGACAGCGCTCCAGTCGGAAATCGACCTCCTCGGGGGTGAGCCGGGAGAACTGCGGGAGCTTCCCGCGGTTCACCCACTCGCTGAAACGCATGCCGTGTTCGACGCCCGAGAGCAGGTGGAAGTCCTCGGGGTCGAGCTCCTGCATGACGCTCGCGACGTTCCGTGCCATTGCCCGTGATAGGGCGGACGGCGGTAAAAGCCCCGCGAGGCGGCATATAAATCTCATGTGGCGATAGGAAATGGCCAGCCCGGTCGACGATCCCGACCAGGAACTGAAGCCACCGGGCGGCGAAGTGGGGGTGTGAGCGACGAACACCCGGTCTTCGCGGCGCTGTACGACCCGCTGACGAGAATCGCCGAACACCGGCTTCGCCCCCATCGCGAGTGGCTCGTCGAGGACATATCGGGGCGCGTGCTCGATCTGGGGTGTGGGACCGGCGCGATGTTCCCCTACCTCTGTCGGGGGGGGATCGACCTCCACGCGCTCGATCCCGATCCCCACATGCTGGCGCGGGCCGAGGAGCGCGCCGCGGCGCTCGACTGTCCAATAGAGCTCCACGAGGGGTATGCGGAAACGCTACCGTATCCCGACGACCACTTCGACGGGGTGGTCGTCTCGCTGGTGCTCTGTAGCGTCGACAGTGTCGAGGAGAGCGTCGCCGAGATCGCACGGGTCCTCGCGCCGGGCGGGGAGTGTCGCTTCCTCGAGCACGTCCGCGCGGAGGGATGGCGAGCCGAGTTTCAGGAGCGGCTGACCCCCTGCTGGCGCCATCTCGCGGGGGGCTGTCGGCTGGACCGCGAGACGCCGCGTGCGTTCGTCGCGGAGCCGAGGCTGGGGGTCGAGCGGCTCCAGCGGGTCCCGGTCGGCGTGACCCCCGTTTCTCCGATCCTTCGGGGGCGAGCCGTTCGGGAGTAACCGGAACGTCCTTCTACCGTCGTCCTCTCCGTACATGAAACGATCCCTCCCATGACGACGGATGAAACGGCAGCAGTCGACGCGTTGGAGAGCCTCGGTCTCTCGAACTACGAGGCCAAAGTATTCATCGCCCTACAGACCCTAGGGACGGGGACCGCGCGCGACGTCTACCGCGTCTCCGAGATACCACGATCGCAGGTGTACGGCGCCGCCGAGAACCTCGCCGAGCGCGGACTGATCGAGGTCCAGCACTCGACGCCGATGCAGTACCGGCCCGTGAGC contains:
- a CDS encoding class I SAM-dependent methyltransferase; translated protein: MSDEHPVFAALYDPLTRIAEHRLRPHREWLVEDISGRVLDLGCGTGAMFPYLCRGGIDLHALDPDPHMLARAEERAAALDCPIELHEGYAETLPYPDDHFDGVVVSLVLCSVDSVEESVAEIARVLAPGGECRFLEHVRAEGWRAEFQERLTPCWRHLAGGCRLDRETPRAFVAEPRLGVERLQRVPVGVTPVSPILRGRAVRE
- a CDS encoding serine/threonine-protein kinase RIO2, whose translation is MARNVASVMQELDPEDFHLLSGVEHGMRFSEWVNRGKLPQFSRLTPEEVDFRLERCLDRGLVERKTIQYEGIRLRMDGYDALALRTFAERDTIEGFGVPLGVGKESDVFEVQSYRPMALKFHREGYTNFREVRRERDYTSEKEHLSWFYTARKAAEREYDALEALYPDVSVPRPEDQNRHALIMERIDGVELSRTKLETEQVRPILDMILRELTTAYEMGYVHADMSQYNVFVAEDGITVFDWPQAVPADHENAEEFLARDVRNLFGYFERKYPGQVPEIDENELVAAVRDGSFERLADLE